In Silene latifolia isolate original U9 population chromosome X, ASM4854445v1, whole genome shotgun sequence, the following proteins share a genomic window:
- the LOC141618584 gene encoding uncharacterized protein LOC141618584 yields MAHYRDLKMASVMRTTQRSESKNSFFKRFEHKSGTLVEFWMRFESDMDQQRHTQKQLDNRDKHSLAKTLTHLALESHAAKVYTYSAFYTFKEEAIYLIDTCRTGGFTERSELEVTTIKHSSRGKNFEVAYSLDNMEIIDEKQIAMSIMWSEVHQTVGLFRGKGVTDVERFSAIIRGFKDTLSPLGEVLNKNQQMEKILHCTTSEVVTIFPPKNSKNKGSGKRPLSAKTKALALARKPKRKCKNCKRMTNHDKRNCPNPFSTHTPLCEGSSDLEEHKGEEEEELESEQE; encoded by the exons ATGGCGCATTACAGAGACTTGAAGATGGCGTCTGTTATGAGGACGACTCAAAGATCAGAGAGCAAAAATAGCTTTTTTAAGAGGTTTGAGCATAAGTCAGGAACattggttgagttttggatgcgttttgagagCGATATGGACCAACAAAGACATACACAAAAGCAGCTTGACAACAGGGATAAGCACTCGTTGGCGAAGACGTTAACACATCTAGCGTTAGAGAGTCATGCTGCAAAGGTGTACACCTATTCAGCTTTCTACACCTTCAAGGAAGAGGCCATATACTTAATTGATACATGTAGAACCGGAGGTTTCACTGAGAGAAGCGAGCTAGAGGTAACTACTATCAAACATTCGTCTAGGGGAAAGAATTTTGAAGTTGCATATAGTCTTG ACAACATGGAAATCATCGATGAAAAACAAATTGCAATGTCAATAATGTGGTCTGAGGTTCATCAGACTGTAGGGCTCTTTCGAGGCAAAGGTGTGACTGATGTTGAAAGATTTTCCGCTATAATTAGGGGATTTAAGGATACACTATCACCGTTAGGGGAAGTGttgaataaaaatcaacaaatggagAAAATTCTGCATTGTACGACCAGTGAGGTAGTGACGATATTCCCACCTAAGAATTCGAAAAACAAGGGTAGCGGAAAAAGACCGTTGTCTGCCAAAACAAAAGCACTGGCCTTGGCTAGAAAACCCAAACGCAAGTGTAAAAATTGCAAGAGAATGACAAATCACGACAAGAGAAATTGCCCCAACCCCTTTTCAACACACACACCATTGTGCGAGGGGTCGTCTGACCTAGAAGAACATAaaggagaggaggaggaagagctgGAATCAGAACAAGAATAG